A region of the Flavobacteriales bacterium genome:
TGTCTAGTATTACTATATCTCCAGTATTGTGATCTAAATAGTCATGGGCCGCTTCCCCATCTTCAAAGAACGAAAATTCTAACTGCCTACCTGATGGGGCAACAAAAAATTCCTGTATGATTTCCCTGTCTGCAAGATTATCTTCAACTACTACAACTCTAATAGGTTTTTGTTTCTCGCTCATTTTTTTAATCTTATTTTAAATCTAGTTCCTTCGTGGGAAGACTCTGAAATAATAATATCTCCATAATATTTTTTACAAATCTTTTTGCATATAGATAGTCCTATACCATTACCCTCATGCAAAAATTTCTCAACTTGAAATAAAGGTTCAAAAACTTTCTCCCAAAACTTTTCATCAATTCCAATACCGTTATCTTCGTAACATAAAATCCATTCCCCTGCATAATCAAAACAGCTAATTTTTACTTTAGTCATTCTGTCTTGATGTCTAAATTTTACAGAATTTAAATATAGCTGATTTATTAAATTAAATAAATCGTTTTCTTCTACCCTTATAGATATCACCTTATTAAACTCCTGAATAATTTTAGGAAAATAATTGGATAAAAAATCAGTAAAAACTAATGGTTTTATGGCTTTGTCTTTTTCTTTTAACATAGATACATTGGAATAAATTGATAAATCCTCTAATATATTCGATACTCGACCTAATAATCTTTCAATATTTTTTACTGAATTTTCAATATATGGGCCTACATCATGATACATATTTTTAATTTTATGTAATTCATAGTTAATTTCCCTCAATGGCTCTCTCATGTCGTGAGAAAGAATTTTTAAAAATTTTCTGGTTTCTTCCGCCGTATTAAATAATTGCTGTTCCTGCATTAATTGCTCATGATTATCTCTAATCTGAGATACAAAATACAAAAACTTATCATTTTCGTCAAAAACCCCAACAACACTTAATAAGCACCATAACTCACTTGCGTCTTTTTTAATGTATCTTTTGGCTATAGAATAATCTCTAATCTTTCCCTCTAATACTTGTTCATACAAATCCAAATCTGATCGTAAATCTTCAGGATGAGTAATATCTTGGAAGGTTTTTTCTTTTAACTCTTTCTCTGAGTAGCCCAACATAGAACATAGGAAGTCATTAAAATAAACCCATTGCCCAACATCAGAAACTATCGCTATTCCGTGTGGCGAATGTTGAAAAGCGGCTTGAAATGTTTCTTCCCAGTATCCATCTAATCTATGCATGATCTTTCCCCCAAGATAAAGATAAAGTAGTGCCAACTCCCTCTTCTGAATGTTTTATTAGTATTCCCCCATTATACTTCTCTAGTATTTTCTTACAAGTGAAAAGTCCTATGCCCGATCCCTCGTACTGCTTATTGGAGTGCAATCTTTTAAAAGGCTTAAATATATCTTGGTGGTATTTTTTATCTATACCAATACCATTATCGGAAACTTCTACATAAACCTTAGTGTCATAATTTTCAATCTTAATATCTATCGTAGAATCTTTGTTTAAGTCCCTGTATTTAACTGCGTTATTTATTATATTAGTGAAAACTTGAGAGATATGTAACTCAGGAGCTTTTATAACCCCACTGCCAGTAATACTAATAGAAACATCAGATATTCCCTCTAAATATTTTAATTTATCATTTACTATCTCATTAATAAAAGAATTCAAATCAACTTCAATTTCATTGCCGTTTTCTTTTTGAGCGCGAGATAATTCTAATAAATCAGTTACTAAATTTTCAGCTTGGGTTATAGATGACTTTATATTATCTAAATAATAAAGAATTTTCTCATCTACATTTTCGCACTTCGCAATCTTTGACTCAAGTAAATTGGTAAATGTGGCTATTGACCTTAAAGGCGATTTTAAATCATGGGAAGCGATATAAGAAAACTCTTCTAGTTCTTGGTTTAATTCTTCTAATTGTTGTTTTTGGTATTCTGAAGCGGTGATGTCGTCAAAAATCATCTTGTCTTTATTCACATCTTGAAAAATACAAATGTAATATTTTAATACTTCATTCACATAAATAGGGCTAACACCAACAAAGACATCTATTTCATAATTTTTTTTATGTATATACTTCTTTTTTATTCTAATCTCTTTAATTTCTTTCTTTTCAAACTGACTCATACAGAGCTTGTCATACTCTACATCGTCGGGATGGGTAATATCTATAAATTTAATGTCTTTTAATTCATCGGCTGAATACCCCATCATCTTAGAAAAAACTTTATTAGACTTAATAAACGATCCCTGCTTATTTATAACGCATATACCATAAGGAGCTTGATGAAAAACTAAACTATAATAAGAGTTAAAGAATTTATCTTTTAAATCTGATATATTCATAAAATTTAATTAAATAATAAGTTTTCTAAAATCTTAGCATTCCCACCTCCTGAGTTAATAAGGTTAAATATCTCTTCCTTTTTATAAATTTTATCAATACCTCTTTCAGTACACTTTCTTTTTACTTCTTCGTTTGTAAAGCCAGTTAAAACAACAATGTTTTTTATACCCATCTTTTGTAAGAAATCAATATAATCAAAGCCAGAATATTTATCATTTAACAGAATATCGACAATAAAAGCATTGTAATATTTCAGTTCAAACTTGGCAATGGCTAACTCATAATTATGAGCTATATCTATATTTACATCATCAATATCCAACACTTCTTTTACTAAAGAAGCATCAGATTCTTTATCTTCTAAATATAAAATATTAATATCCCCTCCGAGTGATGAAAAATTTTCCTTATCTAATTTATGTATATTAAAAGAAGATTCCTGTAAATCATTTGCTATTTTTTCAATATCGTGTTTCATTTTCCACCTCCACTATCAAACATAAAAACCATAATATGCAATAAAATAGCAAATATTATGGGGATTACAGCATTCTTTGTGGCCGTAAGAAGATTAAATTTATTCTGCTCTTTCTCAAAATTCTTTAAAGCATTTACTTCTTTGTTTAAATGGTGCAAGTCATTAGATATATCTCTCAGTTGTCCAACCAGTCCAATCTTATCTACATTGCCAGCAACACCATTAATAGATTCTATGATAGCCTTTAACTCGTGTCTTAAAGGTGTGATACCATCATCTAACCTATTATAATCGTACTGGAGTTTTACAAATTTATTTTGAATATCATTTGATACACTCTTTAACTCGGATATATCTTTTTGCAATTCCGTTAGCTTAGAATTTTCATCACTCATATATCATATAGTTACACCGAAAAGGGGGCAGAAGCCCCCTAAAACAAAGATGAGCGATGTTTATTATTGTTTTCTAACTTATTTGTATTAATTTTTCTTTTTTCTGACTTTTAACTGTAATATAAAACAATCCATTCTCTAACTTGGCACTTATATCACAATCATGAAATTTATCATCTTTTATATCGTAAATCTCCTTGTCTTTAAGGAGGATGACAATGCGACCCCCAACGTCTTTAGCCGCAATCGCTTCCTTAGAAACTCCAGCCGCCAAAAAGGTGTACGTCACACTTCCATCTTTGTTATTTTCGGTATCAGCATGTACAATATTTCCAATATAACGCTTGTTGCTATTGGGTGTTTTACGCCCTGTACTCCACGGTTGAGAGTGGAAATTGGTAGAGTCCAGTATTCTGTCTATTAAGTCTATTCCGTTAATATCTGTATGCATATTTATTTTTAATTAAATGTTAACGAGCAGTTCGCTCATAATAACCATAGCTACTATCGTGCCACAATTTCTACATAAAATCAAGGGTTTTCTGCGAAAAATGAGACAAAACTGCATAGCTATTGAGACATTGGGACAGAATGTTACTTTTT
Encoded here:
- a CDS encoding PAS domain S-box protein — its product is MHRLDGYWEETFQAAFQHSPHGIAIVSDVGQWVYFNDFLCSMLGYSEKELKEKTFQDITHPEDLRSDLDLYEQVLEGKIRDYSIAKRYIKKDASELWCLLSVVGVFDENDKFLYFVSQIRDNHEQLMQEQQLFNTAEETRKFLKILSHDMREPLREINYELHKIKNMYHDVGPYIENSVKNIERLLGRVSNILEDLSIYSNVSMLKEKDKAIKPLVFTDFLSNYFPKIIQEFNKVISIRVEENDLFNLINQLYLNSVKFRHQDRMTKVKISCFDYAGEWILCYEDNGIGIDEKFWEKVFEPLFQVEKFLHEGNGIGLSICKKICKKYYGDIIISESSHEGTRFKIRLKK
- a CDS encoding PAS domain S-box protein, with protein sequence MNISDLKDKFFNSYYSLVFHQAPYGICVINKQGSFIKSNKVFSKMMGYSADELKDIKFIDITHPDDVEYDKLCMSQFEKKEIKEIRIKKKYIHKKNYEIDVFVGVSPIYVNEVLKYYICIFQDVNKDKMIFDDITASEYQKQQLEELNQELEEFSYIASHDLKSPLRSIATFTNLLESKIAKCENVDEKILYYLDNIKSSITQAENLVTDLLELSRAQKENGNEIEVDLNSFINEIVNDKLKYLEGISDVSISITGSGVIKAPELHISQVFTNIINNAVKYRDLNKDSTIDIKIENYDTKVYVEVSDNGIGIDKKYHQDIFKPFKRLHSNKQYEGSGIGLFTCKKILEKYNGGILIKHSEEGVGTTLSLSWGKDHA
- a CDS encoding response regulator — its product is MKHDIEKIANDLQESSFNIHKLDKENFSSLGGDINILYLEDKESDASLVKEVLDIDDVNIDIAHNYELAIAKFELKYYNAFIVDILLNDKYSGFDYIDFLQKMGIKNIVVLTGFTNEEVKRKCTERGIDKIYKKEEIFNLINSGGGNAKILENLLFN